The Halobacillus ihumii genomic sequence TCCCGGCATTTCAGCCAACTGATTCACTAAAGAAGTGTATTGATTGAATAGCTTCTCGTAATTCTCTTTAAGTTTCGCGGAATTATTACTATTACTTACACTTTGATCAACCTTGGCAAGTTTAGTATTTAAAGTTTCAATATTAGTTAGAATACCGCTCCAGACATCCTGATCCTCCGGAGGCTGCTCTTTTCCTGGTGCAAAGTAACCCAAGTTTTGTTCAAGAGTGGTCAGGATTCCTTGCATCTGTTTAATCTCTTGCAGGGTTTGATCTCCTCCTCCAGGTAAACTGTCTGGAGGTGTTGGAGTAAAATCGCCAGGGGGTTCTGGTTTCTCTGAATCAGAACCGGAACTATTCAACACCTTTGCATAAGTATTTATAACCTCTTGCCTAAGTTCATCCCTTTTAACCTGGAGATTACTAACTACATTATTAACTTCCTTATTTACATTTGTAAGAATCTCCTGCTGCTTATTAATGAGTTCTTCCTTCTTTTCTAAAAGCTCTTCCTGTGCTTTTATAAAACCCTGCATCTGGTCCACATTACTTTGAACAGTTCCAAAACTATTTTGCAAGGCCTCATTCCTTTGTAAAAGAGAACCTAGATTAGAAGATACAGAAGAAACATTAGCCTGCAATCCCGTCTCCTTCGTAGTCAGCCGTTCACTAAGAATCTCCTGCCCTACAGATTGAACACCTTCCTGCAGGCTTGCGTTGAGAGTATCTCCTTTGTTCTGAACCAGTTGAATGTTTTTATTGTTCGTTTCTAAGAATAGTTGTTTTTGCTGCTCTTGATATTCTTGATAACGTTCCACGTTGTTTAAGAAAGACGTCACCTGATCCTCAGTCGCTTGCAGTGACTCCAATGAACTAGAAGAGGTATTTTCTGCCGTTTCTACAGTAGAAAATAAATCTTTAAGCATGTTTCGCTGTCTTTCAATTTCTTGGGCGATATCTTGAGAATTTGGTGAGTAAAAACTGTACATTGTTTGCTGAAATGCTATTTCCCGCTCCACAATGGTATCGAACTTTTCACGTAGATCGGCAATCTCTTGTGAAACACTACTCCAGTATAAAGAAGAAATTTCTGCATTGATGATTTTACCAGCTGATTCTAATGCATTTTTTACTTCTTCCTGATTTTTCACTTCTAAATTCGGTTGAATCTCGTAATCGACCGAAGCCCTAGTCGGCTGTTGTTCTTTGTAGGACATCACATGCTCAGAGAAATTAGACTTCACATGGAAAATAGCGTCATACTCTCCATCTGCAAGTCCCTCTTGAGCTGTGTTACGACTAACTGTTTCCCACTCATAATCAGTCTTTCCGGCCACTAATGCTGTTAGATCCTGGCCAAAGGTTACAGGTTCACCTGCAACCTCTGTTCCATTATCTTCATTGACGAAGGCGATTTTACCCGTTGCTTTTTCACTTTCTTGCAGTGGATTTTCACCAATGTAATTAAAGTATAAAGTGGGTAAAACGAGAATCGACACCATGACGATGACTAACTTTATTGTACTCCCTTTATTTTTCATACGTTCACTCCTACTGACTCACATGAAGGAATTTGGATTTTTCGTTCTTTTCCATTGGAAATATAGTAGCCATATCCTGGCTGGATTTCGGCTTCTTTTCGTGAAAACGGTAATGTAAACAAGCTTTGCTCTGATTTCTTCATAAGCAGAACGGCCTGACGAATTTGTTTCAATTCATTGGATAAAGGATCAAAGCCTTTCGTAAATTCATTGATATTGCCAGCGACAATTACCCTGAATCCTAAGTGACTGTACTGCTTCATCAAGGAAGCGATTTTACCTTGAATCGTGCTGTCGATCGTCTGATGGAATCTTGACATGCTATCAACGAGCAAATAAATCGGCCCGTGATGGTGATCGTCATGCTCAGATTGATTATGAATCTTATTCAAGAATGCTTGTTCTTTTTGCATCAGCAGCTGTTCTACATGTGCCAGCCAGTCCTGAATGTTTTCTTTTGTTTCAAGATAAGACACATTCTCTTCTTTATTGAAGGCAGATAGACCGCGGTCTGTTCCGTCAAAAATGGCCATCGAATCTACCGACTGGTCGAGCAGCTGCCGGATGATGATACGAAGTACATTCGTCTTCCCATTACGTGATTGCCCCGTTACAACACAATGTGATGTCAGATCAATAGCAACCGGTTTAACAGATTCTTCATCCAGTCCAACAGCTACTTGATCTCGCGAAGGTGCCGTCACATAGGACTCAATAAAGGTATCGTATTCCAGACGAGTCGGAAGCATTGGAATAGGCTCCGGCCCCTTGTTGTCTTGACAGCTTTGTTTAATATCCTGAACTTGCTCTTTCACATGATTAAGAACGGCAAGGTCATCTTCACCATGAGCGGGCAGGAATATATGGGTTAAATACGATTTCTCTTTATTGATAATCGCTCTCCCAGGCACAGCTTCCACCTCATATGGCGTACGGCCTACTAATGAATACTTCTCTGAAGCATCCATCAAATAATGGATCACTTTTGTTTTTAAATTATTCATTAGCGGCTGACGAACCGAATTGATTCGGGTAGCAGTAAACAGCATAAAGATGCCAAGTGTTTGCCCATCTCTGGCAAATTGGATAAACTGATTTTCCAAGTCCTGCAATTCTTCCTTCACCAAGTCAAAATTATCAATTGTAATAAAAATGGTTGGCAGTTTTTCTTCGGACAGCTGGTTATACAACCGAATGGAACTGACTTCTGCTTCGAGAAATAGCTGTTTACGCCGTTCAATTTCCGACTTCATTAAATTCATGAACTTTTCAATTTTTCTATGACTGTCATAACGGAAATAATCAGCAGTGTGCGGCAGTTGCCTCAGTGGTAACAGGGCACCATTTCCGAAGTCAAAAATGTAGTAATGAAGTTGTTCCGGACTGTACGTTTTTGCAAAATCAAGTAACAAAGTCATCGCTGTAGTAGATTTTCCGAAGCCTGGAGACCCAAAAATCCCGATGTTTCCGTCATCCATAAATTCATAGATATAAGGATTCTGACTTTGTTTCTCCGGCTCATCTTTATAGGCGATGGCAAATTGCCCCTCCGCAAGTTTGGTCTCTTTTTCCCTGAATAATCTAGCAGGGAGCGGTGGCAGCCATGGACTTGCTAATTTTTTAATCCCCATCGTTTCCTGAGTGTTTGAAATTTGTTCTACCGTTGCTTCGATTTCAGTAAGCTTGCGAGCAGGTTTCTGATCAGCTGGCGCTTCAACATCAGAAACACGAATGAGACCTAAATCAGTTACAATTGAGACTTCATCTTCTCCTTCATATGTATCTAGTTGATAAGGAGCCCCACTCCATGCTGATTGAAACAGCTCATAAATTTCATTGTTCCCTACTTGCAGATAGCCGCGCCCCGTAACCTTTAAGTCAGCTGCATCCGTATTTTTCAGGATTTCCTTACTATCATTAGCATCCTGAACCTGCAAGGCGATTCTAAACCTGGAGTTACTCCAAATTTGATCATCGATAATTCCCCCGGGTTTCTGAGTCGCTAAAATCAAGTGAACCCCTAAACTACGACCAATTCGTGCTGTACTCACAAGCTCGCGAATAAACTCCGGTTCTTCATTTTTCAATTCAGCAAATTCATCAGATATTAGGAACAAATGCGGCAATGGGTCGGACGCTTTGCCTTCTTTATAAAGGTTCGTGTAGTCATTAATGTGATTGACTTTATATTTATCAAACAAAGTCTGGCGCCGCTTAAGCTCACTGTTGATCGAGGCTAAAGCACGCGTACTAAAGTTTTTGCTTTCATTAATATTTGTAATCGTACCCAGCAAGTGTGGAATGTTTTCAAACGGCTGAGCCATGCCGCCACCTTTATAGTCAATTAATAGAAAAGCTACTTCGTGCGGGTGATAGTGAACGGCAAGTGACAAGATGTACGTTTGCAACAATTCACTTTTACCAGACCCCGTTGTACCTGCAAGCAGACCATGTGGCCCATGTGCCTTCTCATGCAGATTCAATTCGACTATATCTTCCTTACCTTTTAAGCCGATTGGAACGGCTAGGGATTTAGAAGACTGGTTAGTTATCCAATTTTGCTGAATGGGCAATTGGTCCGCTTCCTTTGCACGCAGCAGGTCTAAAAAGGAAACAACTTCTGGAATGGAATTATTAATTCCGGTCTGATGGTCCAGCGAGTGCAGCATTCTTGCATAAGAATCATTTCCTTCATGATGATGCGAATCTAAACTGAATGGCTTATGAGCCGCCTTGCCTTCTTCAATTAATATTTCTCCTTCTAGATCATTCACATAGCGAACCAGCGTGTGAATGTGGTTGGATAAGCTTTCTTTTGTTTCGGTCGCGAAAATGATCGAAATCCCGAGGTTTTCAGCTTCACTTTCTAAGTACTCCATAATGACATGTTCTGAAATTAATTGTTGATTCGTCACAATGAAAATCAGATGTGGTGTGAAGATCTTTTTGCTCTTGTCTTCATCCAGATCGCGATCTCTAACCATAGCATAAATCGACGAAAGCAGCTGATCCCTCGTTTTTTCGTTATAAATCATACCTTTAGCGAAAGATTGAGGAAGTTGAATATGAGGAAGCCACTTCACCCATTCCCATTCTTCATACTCATCTTCGTCAAAAATGGTGATAAACCGGACATCATGATAACTATGGAAAAAAGCAAGCTGGCCGATTAGCTGATGAATCTCTTTTCGGACAATACTTTTCTTACCTACCATTCCTAAAGGACCTTCAGCAAGCCTGATGGATAGCGGAACATTAGATAAATAACTATACGCTTGAACCATTTGCTGCGACTTCTCAAGAAGATCATCGATTTCACGATTCGCGAAATCCCCCGACCCTACAGATACTTCATAACTTGAAGGGACGGTGGCCTTACCAATTCTTAATTCTAAAAAGTCTTCACTTTCCAGGGTCCGCTCCCAAATTCGATCACTAACATAAGAGGTCAAATACTTCATTCGCTCAAATGAAGGAAAGTGATAGAACAGCACCTCTGTCTGCTTTTCTCGCAGCGATTGCAGTTCTTCCCTTTTTTGCTCCAAGTAATTGTTATAAACCCGGTGACGTTTTTCTTCTCGTTCCTTTGTTCTGCGACGTTCTTTAAAATATTGAACGGTCGAGGTGATTAACGTCGTCGTAAACATCATGATTGAAATGATAATAAAAATACCTCGAGGAATAACCAATGCAACAATCCCCATGACAATCAACATGACGAGCGGCGGTAAAATAATCAGCCATAACGAGCGTTGATTGTCATCTCCTTCTTGTCCCGGAAATGAAAACGTTACCCTATCATCAGGAAGATCAAAAATCATCCGAGGTGTTCTACGGTATTGTGGATATTGTTTTTTCATTTCCGATATAGGCAATTTTGAAGCAGGCAAGCTGCTTTGATGCCCCTCTTCACTAACAACCTGCAACATATCTTCATCCATAAACGAAAGCGTTAAGTAAGGAAAGAATATAACATCCCCTACTTTGATGTTCGTTTTCCCTTTTACTTGATGGCCGTTAACATATACACGTTCAGTTGACGCTGCCTCTAATATCCAGCCACGTTTTCTCCGAAGAAACCTGAATCCAACAGGGCCTTCTTCTTTTTGAACAGGATCCTTTTTGATCATGGATGTAGCAAGAGACCCTACCGTCACCTCATCATGCTGGCCAACATAATAAGTATCAGCAGATGTACTGCTTGATGTATGAACAATTGTTAATGGATCAGAGTCTGCTGAAATCGTCCATTGTTCCCCAACTGCCAGCTTTCCATGCAGGTTCTCGCCCTGGATAACGTTTAAATGACCATCCTGCATGCCTTTTTGTACGGTAATCGAACCTTCTTTTAACTCCAAGTCCCGTAAAGAGATATCACACTGGTCACTTTTCCCTACGCTCAGCTGAATTTCTTGGTCGTCATGGAGGGGATGACATTGATATTGATTTTGATAATAAATATATAGTTGACTCATTACATTCTCTCCCTGAACGAGTTATTCCTTATTATTCTGCTGCTCTTCACTGTTAGAAGAATTCTGGTCAGATTGTTGGTTTTGTTCCTCCTGTTGCTGTTGTTCTTGTTCCTTTACATACTCATCCAGCTCAGTCTGGATACTGTCCAGTTTCTGTTGTTTTTCTTCTCCTGAAAGGCTGTCATTATCTTTGACATCCTCTCGCAAGTTCAACAGTGCAAACATAATGAGATCACGATCCTCAAGCGACCTGGCCAGATCAACCGCTTTTTCGTTCATACCGCGTCCAACATGAATCCAATATAGGAAATATCGATTATCCGATTGAAGTGTGATCGTATTCTGAATGTTCTTCTTCTGCTCAGCGGTAAGCGATTCATTTACGATATAGGAAGTAGCCAGCTGAAACTGCGTAACATACGGCATACCTTCAGCATCATAACCATCTAATGTCTCCACCACTTCGCTATAATTACTATTTAAAAAGAATTCACTAGTCTCTATGTACGCTTCTTGTTTAGGCTGAATAAAAAAGATCGAATAAACCGTAAATACGAGAATAGGAACGAGCAGAACGATGCTTCCAATTAACATATACTTACGAATCTTCCACTTTTTCTTTGGTTCTTTAACCAGCTCTTTTTCTTTGTTTTCAAGACTGCGAATATGACGTCCAATTAATTCACGTAAGGTATGGGTATCCTCAGCATACAATATTTCTTTTACCTCATCGGACAACTTCAGGGTATCCCTGTATTTCAAGTACCTTTCAAAACTTTGCGACCCATCAAC encodes the following:
- the esaA gene encoding type VII secretion protein EsaA, which encodes MKNKGSTIKLVIVMVSILVLPTLYFNYIGENPLQESEKATGKIAFVNEDNGTEVAGEPVTFGQDLTALVAGKTDYEWETVSRNTAQEGLADGEYDAIFHVKSNFSEHVMSYKEQQPTRASVDYEIQPNLEVKNQEEVKNALESAGKIINAEISSLYWSSVSQEIADLREKFDTIVEREIAFQQTMYSFYSPNSQDIAQEIERQRNMLKDLFSTVETAENTSSSSLESLQATEDQVTSFLNNVERYQEYQEQQKQLFLETNNKNIQLVQNKGDTLNASLQEGVQSVGQEILSERLTTKETGLQANVSSVSSNLGSLLQRNEALQNSFGTVQSNVDQMQGFIKAQEELLEKKEELINKQQEILTNVNKEVNNVVSNLQVKRDELRQEVINTYAKVLNSSGSDSEKPEPPGDFTPTPPDSLPGGGDQTLQEIKQMQGILTTLEQNLGYFAPGKEQPPEDQDVWSGILTNIETLNTKLAKVDQSVSNSNNSAKLKENYEKLFNQYTSLVNQLAEMPGNSGALVEMNNLVNGMVGEVLAKDPSLEIAGVSGNHSLIALASYYGSLTRYSEHLDYASSMKVIADQIESLPKEESPENPEVSDPKENIVDENLSSVEQGLTTVEDGLSSSEKNADKILSQMKEYDSAIKEQQDEMRAALANIQETGQEITASIQEDIVQIEQEPPPIEQLQGEIVLETRQSTVGSVDQIAELVNSLSERQSTVIEYTGNLQEQIGSVQERADTLNSKWATNVNATQMVEEDVNDILDNTMVDGQVNSYVYNYLSSPVNVVGSATDEAEETPVSPVVMLIIVLISGLIIGFFVNYYSNVPALVNLSLFLLLNIAVGLIISIYGLNIYSLGETESIKWTVFTVLVLFMCSSLVRLAFSVGPFLGWFTGILLVVFFVTPLLNVILPNFSINHPVSEVYMSIQYGDQSSFYPAVIVLALITVLAGAIPYIVKYLQRKEEETDDIQEA
- the essC gene encoding type VII secretion protein EssC gives rise to the protein MSQLYIYYQNQYQCHPLHDDQEIQLSVGKSDQCDISLRDLELKEGSITVQKGMQDGHLNVIQGENLHGKLAVGEQWTISADSDPLTIVHTSSSTSADTYYVGQHDEVTVGSLATSMIKKDPVQKEEGPVGFRFLRRKRGWILEAASTERVYVNGHQVKGKTNIKVGDVIFFPYLTLSFMDEDMLQVVSEEGHQSSLPASKLPISEMKKQYPQYRRTPRMIFDLPDDRVTFSFPGQEGDDNQRSLWLIILPPLVMLIVMGIVALVIPRGIFIIISIMMFTTTLITSTVQYFKERRRTKEREEKRHRVYNNYLEQKREELQSLREKQTEVLFYHFPSFERMKYLTSYVSDRIWERTLESEDFLELRIGKATVPSSYEVSVGSGDFANREIDDLLEKSQQMVQAYSYLSNVPLSIRLAEGPLGMVGKKSIVRKEIHQLIGQLAFFHSYHDVRFITIFDEDEYEEWEWVKWLPHIQLPQSFAKGMIYNEKTRDQLLSSIYAMVRDRDLDEDKSKKIFTPHLIFIVTNQQLISEHVIMEYLESEAENLGISIIFATETKESLSNHIHTLVRYVNDLEGEILIEEGKAAHKPFSLDSHHHEGNDSYARMLHSLDHQTGINNSIPEVVSFLDLLRAKEADQLPIQQNWITNQSSKSLAVPIGLKGKEDIVELNLHEKAHGPHGLLAGTTGSGKSELLQTYILSLAVHYHPHEVAFLLIDYKGGGMAQPFENIPHLLGTITNINESKNFSTRALASINSELKRRQTLFDKYKVNHINDYTNLYKEGKASDPLPHLFLISDEFAELKNEEPEFIRELVSTARIGRSLGVHLILATQKPGGIIDDQIWSNSRFRIALQVQDANDSKEILKNTDAADLKVTGRGYLQVGNNEIYELFQSAWSGAPYQLDTYEGEDEVSIVTDLGLIRVSDVEAPADQKPARKLTEIEATVEQISNTQETMGIKKLASPWLPPLPARLFREKETKLAEGQFAIAYKDEPEKQSQNPYIYEFMDDGNIGIFGSPGFGKSTTAMTLLLDFAKTYSPEQLHYYIFDFGNGALLPLRQLPHTADYFRYDSHRKIEKFMNLMKSEIERRKQLFLEAEVSSIRLYNQLSEEKLPTIFITIDNFDLVKEELQDLENQFIQFARDGQTLGIFMLFTATRINSVRQPLMNNLKTKVIHYLMDASEKYSLVGRTPYEVEAVPGRAIINKEKSYLTHIFLPAHGEDDLAVLNHVKEQVQDIKQSCQDNKGPEPIPMLPTRLEYDTFIESYVTAPSRDQVAVGLDEESVKPVAIDLTSHCVVTGQSRNGKTNVLRIIIRQLLDQSVDSMAIFDGTDRGLSAFNKEENVSYLETKENIQDWLAHVEQLLMQKEQAFLNKIHNQSEHDDHHHGPIYLLVDSMSRFHQTIDSTIQGKIASLMKQYSHLGFRVIVAGNINEFTKGFDPLSNELKQIRQAVLLMKKSEQSLFTLPFSRKEAEIQPGYGYYISNGKERKIQIPSCESVGVNV
- the essB gene encoding type VII secretion protein EssB: MSDVKQSYFHEKTEAVLEKRDDSFLITFQRARLRLQDQLEIELIRDADHELTKEVQMDEDELNITVHIPSSFIDFKHIHKKQEYAKWLFADQLVKKVEDHQLNRLNLLICPENIVVDSSMTPYFLHYGVTESLPPYEKEEERVFEELKAAVSAAVDGSQSFERYLKYRDTLKLSDEVKEILYAEDTHTLRELIGRHIRSLENKEKELVKEPKKKWKIRKYMLIGSIVLLVPILVFTVYSIFFIQPKQEAYIETSEFFLNSNYSEVVETLDGYDAEGMPYVTQFQLATSYIVNESLTAEQKKNIQNTITLQSDNRYFLYWIHVGRGMNEKAVDLARSLEDRDLIMFALLNLREDVKDNDSLSGEEKQQKLDSIQTELDEYVKEQEQQQQEEQNQQSDQNSSNSEEQQNNKE